Proteins encoded within one genomic window of Streptomyces sp. NBC_01237:
- a CDS encoding LamG domain-containing protein, translating to MEERTERETVFANPDGTTFTLDKAISPVRVALPDGGWTSPDATLVKKSDGSVGPKAAAVDLSFSPGGSGAGLVTIAEGTQSVSLGWPGTLPAPRLEGERAVYEDVLPDVNLILTATVEGFRQVLEVETPEAAANPALASIEYQLGAENLTVQAGAGGGVDALDGNGQTVFRSPAAQMWNSAGGNTTPAAARQSLYLAESADTGASEPVPAGPPGEGDPLAGPGAGDESSVLDIAVAEGSVTVKPDTDLIEATSRADFPLYIDPPVGLDDSERTVLSSDGDVFWNFSGGKNGMSVGKCGSAVIGGVSYYCGNGYVNRMYFEFAPGNLKGKHVLDATFSVTETWSFSCDERWVDLERTSNISSSSRWPGPKKLDQMGDRNVSAGRGDNCKPSQPRAPIEFHDYAPEPDENLTPTVRSFAEGKFPRLTLMLMAKDESDTIAWKRFDDDAVLSVTYVGKPAKPSAIGLVTGNTSVCKTVESAPAIATDPTPALTATAQTEAGGESGAALRVVMALDKKTGTTWTKAIGDILAPSSPVGDNVKITASPSTNLEENALYRYRSWTRSYYGSEHLAGPSNGSTTGWCYFKVDSTAPKPPTITFKPGNPYSLCTANDCVPGGKPGQRGTFTLGPAAGDVNTAYRYKLSTDTAWSSYLPGATVDINAVPPTSGTIVLEAEAKDSYGPGEGNTVEFVVKEGDGPVGRWNFSEPSGDAVDSSTTDPSLRDNAALTGGATRTNQGRRGEVTVTPATDTAPAVRTTDSGLKLNGTTGYAATTGPVIDTRASYTVAAWVRLDDIASPTSTVLSQDGTNRSPFLLSYESTIKKWSFREASTDAPAGTPWTYQKVASKNPATPKVWTHLAGVFDATAGTISLYVNGEPQGSTPFTTPWAANGPLQIGRVHWSGTHTDYFPGVIDEAAVWQVALTKEQIAQESSLLDAYKKPSVELVAAWKPAGAQGTSLSDTVSGYSPSLALSSGASLADDELVLNGTTGAATTPGPLVDDSGSFTVTTEAVVDEAKILAKPDHYKAQILGQRTATGSSWSLWFEKTGSRQEPEYDENGDRVLDENGLPVSKPVVVGRWNFGRLTADGTGVSVESKDEAVLDSEARLTGVYNAQDRTIQLYVTSDRQTSDDVQYTAEVGTGELSVGKGYLGAWGNYLPGRLTDIRLWSGALSDGTQVADVVGT from the coding sequence GTGGAGGAGCGCACCGAACGGGAGACGGTGTTCGCGAACCCCGACGGAACGACCTTCACGCTGGACAAGGCGATCAGTCCGGTGCGGGTCGCTCTGCCGGACGGTGGGTGGACGAGTCCGGATGCCACTCTTGTGAAGAAATCCGACGGGTCGGTCGGTCCGAAGGCCGCTGCGGTGGATCTGTCGTTCTCTCCCGGAGGCAGTGGAGCGGGTCTGGTCACGATCGCTGAGGGAACACAGTCGGTATCCCTGGGCTGGCCGGGTACTCTGCCCGCTCCTCGTCTGGAGGGCGAGCGTGCCGTCTATGAGGACGTGCTGCCGGATGTGAATCTGATCCTGACCGCGACGGTGGAGGGCTTCCGCCAGGTGCTGGAGGTCGAGACTCCGGAAGCGGCCGCGAACCCTGCCCTGGCGAGCATCGAGTACCAGCTGGGAGCCGAGAATCTCACCGTGCAGGCGGGCGCCGGCGGGGGCGTGGACGCGCTGGACGGCAATGGACAGACCGTGTTCCGCTCTCCGGCCGCGCAGATGTGGAACTCCGCCGGAGGGAACACCACCCCCGCGGCGGCTCGGCAGTCGCTGTACCTCGCCGAGTCCGCAGACACCGGCGCGTCCGAGCCGGTACCGGCAGGCCCGCCCGGGGAGGGTGACCCGCTGGCCGGTCCCGGAGCGGGGGACGAGTCCTCGGTCCTGGACATTGCGGTCGCGGAAGGATCGGTAACCGTCAAGCCCGACACGGACCTCATTGAGGCAACGAGCAGGGCGGACTTCCCTCTCTACATCGATCCGCCGGTCGGTCTGGACGATTCTGAGCGCACCGTGCTGTCCTCGGACGGCGATGTGTTCTGGAACTTCTCCGGTGGCAAGAACGGCATGAGCGTCGGCAAGTGCGGGTCCGCGGTGATCGGCGGGGTCTCCTACTACTGCGGTAACGGCTATGTGAACCGCATGTACTTCGAATTCGCCCCAGGGAACCTGAAGGGCAAGCACGTTCTGGACGCCACGTTCAGCGTGACGGAAACCTGGTCGTTCTCCTGCGACGAGCGATGGGTCGATCTGGAGCGCACCAGCAATATCTCCTCGTCGTCGCGGTGGCCGGGGCCGAAGAAGCTGGACCAGATGGGCGACCGGAATGTCTCAGCCGGGCGGGGCGACAACTGCAAACCGTCACAGCCGCGTGCCCCGATCGAGTTCCACGACTATGCGCCGGAGCCGGACGAGAACCTGACACCGACTGTCCGCAGTTTCGCGGAGGGGAAGTTTCCCCGTCTGACGTTGATGCTGATGGCCAAGGACGAGTCGGACACCATCGCGTGGAAGCGGTTCGACGACGATGCGGTCCTGAGCGTCACCTACGTCGGCAAGCCGGCCAAGCCCAGTGCCATCGGTCTCGTCACCGGAAACACCTCGGTGTGCAAGACCGTCGAGTCCGCCCCGGCGATCGCCACCGATCCCACCCCTGCCCTGACCGCAACAGCCCAGACCGAGGCGGGCGGTGAGTCGGGAGCCGCACTGCGGGTCGTCATGGCACTGGACAAGAAGACCGGCACCACTTGGACCAAAGCCATCGGTGACATTCTGGCGCCGTCCAGTCCGGTGGGCGACAACGTCAAGATCACCGCGTCACCCAGCACGAACCTGGAGGAGAACGCTCTCTACCGCTACCGGTCCTGGACCCGGTCGTACTACGGCAGCGAACACCTGGCGGGGCCATCGAACGGCTCGACGACCGGATGGTGCTACTTCAAGGTCGACAGCACCGCTCCCAAGCCTCCGACCATCACCTTCAAACCCGGCAACCCGTATTCGCTGTGCACCGCGAACGACTGTGTCCCCGGAGGAAAGCCCGGCCAGAGAGGAACATTCACCCTCGGCCCGGCCGCCGGTGACGTCAACACGGCCTACCGGTACAAGCTGTCCACGGACACGGCCTGGTCCAGCTACCTGCCCGGGGCGACAGTGGACATCAACGCGGTACCGCCCACGTCCGGCACCATCGTCCTGGAAGCCGAAGCGAAGGACAGCTATGGCCCCGGCGAGGGCAACACAGTCGAGTTCGTCGTCAAGGAAGGCGACGGGCCGGTCGGCCGCTGGAACTTCAGCGAACCCTCCGGGGACGCGGTCGACTCCTCCACCACCGACCCCAGCCTGCGGGACAACGCGGCACTGACCGGCGGAGCCACCCGCACCAATCAGGGGCGCCGAGGCGAAGTCACCGTCACCCCGGCCACAGACACCGCCCCCGCGGTCAGGACCACGGACAGCGGGCTCAAGCTGAACGGCACCACGGGCTACGCAGCCACCACCGGCCCGGTCATCGACACCCGGGCTTCCTACACAGTCGCCGCATGGGTCCGCCTGGACGACATCGCCAGCCCCACTTCCACCGTCCTGAGCCAGGACGGCACCAACCGAAGCCCGTTCCTTCTCAGCTACGAATCCACCATCAAGAAGTGGTCCTTCCGCGAGGCCAGCACCGACGCCCCTGCAGGGACGCCGTGGACCTACCAGAAAGTGGCCTCCAAGAACCCCGCAACCCCCAAGGTATGGACCCACCTGGCCGGAGTCTTCGACGCGACCGCCGGCACCATCAGCCTCTACGTCAACGGAGAGCCGCAGGGCAGCACCCCGTTCACAACACCGTGGGCTGCGAACGGCCCGCTCCAGATCGGACGTGTCCACTGGTCCGGGACACACACCGACTACTTCCCCGGTGTCATCGACGAAGCGGCGGTCTGGCAGGTAGCACTGACCAAGGAACAGATCGCGCAGGAGAGCTCGCTGCTCGACGCGTACAAGAAGCCTTCCGTCGAGCTCGTTGCCGCGTGGAAGCCCGCAGGCGCTCAGGGCACGTCACTCAGTGACACCGTCTCGGGCTACAGCCCGTCCCTCGCCCTGTCCTCGGGGGCATCCCTCGCCGATGACGAACTGGTCCTGAACGGCACCACGGGCGCCGCAACCACACCGGGGCCGTTGGTGGATGACTCCGGTTCGTTCACGGTGACCACAGAGGCGGTCGTCGACGAGGCGAAGATCCTGGCGAAACCGGATCACTACAAGGCGCAGATTCTCGGGCAGCGCACGGCGACCGGTTCGTCGTGGAGCCTGTGGTTCGAGAAGACCGGAAGCCGGCAGGAACCCGAGTACGACGAGAACGGCGACCGGGTCCTCGACGAGAACGGTCTGCCCGTATCGAAGCCCGTTGTGGTGGGCCGCTGGAACTTCGGCCGCCTCACCGCGGACGGCACCGGAGTATCCGTCGAGAGCAAGGACGAGGCCGTCCTGGACTCCGAGGCCCGCCTCACCGGTGTGTACAACGCCCAGGACCGAACGATCCAGCTCTACGTCACCTCGGACCGCCAGACCAGCGACGACGTGCAGTACACCGCCGAGGTCGGCACCGGCGAGCTCTCTGTCGGCAAGGGATACCTCGGCGCCTGGGGCAACTACCTTCCCGGCCGGCTCACCGACATCCGGCTCTGGTCAGGAGCGCTCAGCGACGGCACACAGGTCGCCGACGTCGTCGGCACCTGA
- a CDS encoding helix-turn-helix domain-containing protein, protein MSMTLDTSPMLAGDREEAVRHAVWESVVRIDIDHHPSPEEISVKVKLNTVGSIGICSGQATGLTIRRTQRLAREDTEPFVFLGLQMTGTSLAAQNDNQAVLKPGEFVLYETSRPYTLAFDTGVDHHFLRFPRAALELPERSLREMTAVTFAPDNPVAALAFAYFSRLAVTDGLHHERHAQAVREPSIELLRAAVVSQLGESPLAQESLEATLNLRIMRYMREHLCDRELSAAQIASAHNISVRRLYTLLARSGITLGDWIRSHRLEACRRELATPNARYRTIAAIGHSWGFIDAAHFSKVFKQTYGLSPRAWRDLNHTAPPPCA, encoded by the coding sequence GTGAGCATGACTTTGGACACCTCGCCCATGCTGGCGGGGGACCGGGAGGAGGCGGTCCGGCACGCTGTCTGGGAATCCGTCGTGCGGATCGACATTGACCACCATCCTTCACCGGAGGAAATCTCGGTCAAGGTCAAGCTGAACACGGTCGGTTCCATCGGCATCTGCTCGGGGCAGGCGACCGGCCTGACGATACGGCGGACACAACGGCTGGCGCGGGAGGACACTGAGCCGTTCGTCTTTCTGGGCCTCCAGATGACCGGCACCAGCCTGGCAGCGCAGAACGACAACCAAGCTGTGCTGAAGCCGGGAGAGTTTGTCCTCTACGAGACATCCCGCCCCTACACGCTCGCCTTCGATACCGGTGTCGACCACCACTTCCTACGCTTCCCCCGCGCCGCGCTCGAGCTGCCCGAGCGATCGCTGCGGGAGATGACCGCGGTCACCTTCGCCCCCGACAATCCCGTTGCCGCCCTCGCCTTCGCGTACTTCTCCCGGCTGGCCGTAACGGACGGGCTGCATCACGAACGGCACGCCCAGGCGGTCAGGGAGCCCAGCATCGAACTCCTCCGCGCAGCCGTCGTCTCCCAGCTGGGCGAATCGCCCCTGGCCCAGGAGTCACTGGAGGCAACGCTCAACCTTCGGATCATGCGATACATGCGGGAACACCTGTGTGATCGTGAGTTATCGGCCGCACAAATCGCCTCGGCGCACAACATCTCAGTCCGGCGCCTGTACACGCTGCTGGCCCGGTCGGGCATCACCCTCGGCGACTGGATCCGCTCCCACCGCCTGGAGGCGTGCCGCCGCGAACTGGCCACCCCCAATGCCCGATACCGGACGATCGCTGCGATCGGGCACAGCTGGGGCTTCATTGACGCCGCCCACTTCAGCAAAGTATTCAAACAGACATACGGCCTCTCCCCCCGTGCCTGGCGCGACCTCAACCACACCGCCCCGCCACCCTGCGCGTAG
- the mobF gene encoding MobF family relaxase — MTVDIRVIRAGQMYRYYLRQTVVGDGRRPAALGLAPGEEVTESQLRNLFGERGRHPDADRIEADLLAEGASPKKAFKAGALGRRVTVTGVDFVFRPQPTIYLLWALGDEETRRVIEAAHEYAIIRVLEWIEDEVAVIRYGKDGISRVRPPGGLVAARFRHYEARSGMPLLHDHLLLSVTGQRLDGKWGSIHTLALHESTVAADTLYTLQMTTEVCEELGLATVPREVTPGLRPVMEIAGVDQELIDWSSTRRRRIEDVLEGITDDYVKKHGRLPGERARHGLAWWAAQETRSDKKTPRPLDQLLAWWRVSALLKFGQRMVDGLLQRCQAAGAAIRARVGPWVDTALATVDVAAVVFTCAESSTTATSWPKRDGICWRPCAAVASRAAWTTTSRMRPCPGTPVSSPRP; from the coding sequence ATGACAGTGGATATCAGGGTCATTCGGGCCGGTCAGATGTACCGCTACTACCTACGCCAGACCGTCGTCGGCGACGGCCGCCGCCCGGCCGCGCTCGGACTCGCACCGGGTGAGGAAGTCACGGAGAGCCAGTTGCGGAACTTGTTCGGCGAGCGCGGCCGCCATCCCGACGCGGACCGCATCGAAGCCGACCTGCTCGCCGAGGGCGCCTCCCCGAAGAAGGCATTCAAGGCCGGCGCTCTGGGACGCCGGGTGACGGTCACAGGTGTCGACTTCGTGTTCCGGCCGCAGCCGACGATCTACCTCCTGTGGGCACTGGGGGATGAGGAGACCCGACGGGTGATCGAGGCCGCGCACGAGTACGCGATCATACGGGTGCTGGAGTGGATCGAGGACGAGGTCGCGGTGATCCGGTACGGCAAGGACGGCATCTCCCGGGTCCGGCCGCCCGGCGGTCTGGTCGCCGCCCGCTTCCGCCACTACGAAGCACGCTCCGGGATGCCGCTGCTCCATGATCATCTGCTGCTGTCCGTGACGGGGCAGCGCCTGGACGGGAAGTGGGGCTCGATCCACACCCTGGCCCTGCACGAGAGCACGGTCGCGGCCGACACGCTGTACACCCTTCAGATGACCACCGAGGTGTGCGAGGAGCTCGGGCTGGCGACTGTGCCGAGGGAGGTGACGCCCGGCCTGCGCCCGGTGATGGAGATAGCTGGCGTCGACCAGGAGCTCATCGACTGGTCCTCCACCCGCCGCCGCCGGATCGAGGACGTCCTCGAGGGCATCACCGACGACTACGTGAAGAAGCACGGCCGGCTGCCCGGCGAGCGAGCCCGCCACGGCCTGGCATGGTGGGCGGCGCAGGAGACCCGCTCGGACAAGAAGACCCCGCGCCCGCTGGACCAGCTGCTCGCGTGGTGGCGTGTCTCCGCGCTCCTGAAGTTCGGGCAGCGGATGGTCGACGGGCTCCTTCAGCGGTGCCAGGCGGCCGGGGCGGCGATCCGGGCCCGGGTGGGGCCCTGGGTGGACACCGCACTCGCCACGGTCGACGTCGCCGCGGTCGTCTTTACGTGCGCGGAGTCTTCTACCACCGCCACGTCCTGGCCGAAGCGCGACGGCATCTGCTGGAGACCCTGCGCGGCCGTGGCTTCGCGCGCGGCCTGGACGACTACATCGCGGATGCGGCCCTGTCCCGGCACTCCCGTCAGCTCACCGCGCCCCTGA
- a CDS encoding IS5 family transposase (programmed frameshift), protein MSADLVPDDLWERVAPLLPPRPPRRHRYPGRLPADDRAALRGIVYVLRKSVSWRDVPAEQVGCSGVTAWRRLRDWTEAGVWPRLHEVLLAELRKEGLLEMDDASIDGSHVRALKRGAHTGPSPVDRARPGSKHHLIVDRRGTPLAVSLTSGNRHDVTQLMPLLDAIPHIRGLRGRPRHRPRRLFADRGYDYDKYRRRVRARGITQKIARRGTPHGSGLGRTRWVVERTFAWLHQFKRLRIRYEIRADLHLELLQLPCSIICLRRLRTAF, encoded by the exons GTGTCTGCTGATCTAGTGCCCGATGACCTGTGGGAACGCGTAGCCCCGCTGCTGCCTCCTCGTCCGCCTCGGCGGCACCGGTATCCCGGGCGGCTGCCGGCCGATGACCGTGCTGCTCTGCGGGGCATCGTCTACGTGCTGCGCAAAAGTGTGAGCTGGCGGGACGTCCCTGCGGAGCAGGTGGGCTGCAGCGGGGTGACGGCCTGGCGGCGCCTGCGGGACTGGACCGAAGCCGGAGTCTGGCCCCGCCTCCACGAAGTCCTGCTGGCAGAACTGCGCAAAGAGGGCCTGCTGGAGATGGACGACGCCTCGATCGACGGCTCGCACGTCAGGGCCCTCA AAAGGGGGGCTCACACCGGACCTTCGCCGGTCGACCGCGCACGCCCCGGCAGTAAACACCACTTGATCGTCGACCGGCGCGGAACCCCGCTCGCCGTCTCGCTGACCAGCGGGAACCGCCACGACGTCACCCAACTCATGCCCCTGCTGGACGCCATACCGCACATCCGCGGCCTGCGCGGCCGGCCACGCCACCGACCCCGACGACTGTTCGCCGACCGCGGCTACGACTACGACAAGTACCGCCGTCGCGTCCGAGCTCGTGGGATCACACAGAAGATCGCCCGCCGCGGCACACCGCACGGCTCCGGCCTGGGCAGGACCCGCTGGGTCGTCGAGCGCACCTTCGCCTGGCTCCACCAGTTCAAACGCCTTCGGATCCGCTACGAGATACGCGCCGACCTCCACCTCGAACTACTCCAACTCCCCTGCAGCATCATCTGCTTGAGACGACTCCGAACCGCATTCTGA
- a CDS encoding ATP-binding protein, with translation MGKATTPSSALPAGVVSVGRALSLRSPDAIGPGKPTSPQGWTTARTNAMGRIEFAASMPCTRSSVRCARTLVLEALNEWAVNDDLVHSGETVVSELMTNVVEHTATAHCEVTVELDEHESIRITVSDSSRDAPYVRAPADEEERGRGLRLIAAMSQRWGYDFHPWGKVTWAVLSAA, from the coding sequence ATGGGTAAGGCAACGACGCCGAGCAGCGCTCTCCCGGCCGGAGTTGTCTCGGTCGGCAGAGCGCTCAGCCTGCGGAGTCCAGACGCCATAGGGCCTGGAAAGCCCACTAGCCCACAGGGCTGGACCACGGCTCGCACGAACGCGATGGGCCGGATCGAGTTCGCTGCCAGCATGCCCTGCACGCGCTCCTCGGTACGTTGCGCTCGAACCCTCGTCCTGGAGGCATTGAACGAGTGGGCCGTCAACGACGACCTCGTTCACTCCGGAGAGACTGTGGTCTCAGAGCTGATGACGAACGTGGTTGAGCACACAGCGACCGCGCACTGCGAAGTCACCGTCGAACTCGACGAACACGAGTCCATCCGGATCACGGTGTCCGACAGTTCTCGCGACGCCCCCTACGTTCGGGCCCCGGCGGACGAAGAGGAGCGCGGCCGGGGCCTCCGGTTGATCGCCGCCATGAGCCAGCGCTGGGGGTATGACTTTCACCCGTGGGGCAAGGTCACCTGGGCTGTCCTCTCCGCCGCTTGA
- a CDS encoding NAD-dependent epimerase/dehydratase family protein codes for MQILVLGGTWFLGRAIAEEALHRGWEVTVFNRGRSGTAPEGTSSVQGDRTVAADLTRLSDHGPWDAVIDTSASEMAPRDVLAGARALEPVAGRYVYVSTVNAYRGWPEEPLSEESELLDGPPDADVEYGRLPKGWEGPDWYYGRQKAGAERAVGTVFGGGRTVLLRPGVILGPGEYVGRLPWWLTRAARGGRMVAPGAPEKAIQPIDVRDVAMFALNQAAADLGGAYNCVAPIGRDTMRDLLTACVLATGSDARLAWAPDKLLLDHGVQQWTELPLWRTHKGVWSIQSTRAQAAGLVCRPLVETVEDTWAWLSGGGMPVEHPRWAEHGMRPEKEAAVLAALGPR; via the coding sequence ATGCAGATTTTGGTACTTGGTGGGACGTGGTTTCTCGGCCGGGCTATCGCGGAGGAAGCTCTGCACCGCGGGTGGGAAGTGACCGTGTTCAACCGAGGTCGGTCGGGCACCGCGCCCGAGGGCACTAGCTCCGTGCAGGGCGACCGCACCGTTGCAGCAGACCTGACGCGGTTGTCTGACCATGGTCCTTGGGATGCTGTGATCGACACGTCCGCCTCCGAGATGGCGCCGAGAGATGTTCTGGCCGGGGCGCGTGCTCTGGAGCCGGTGGCTGGCCGGTACGTATACGTCTCCACGGTGAACGCGTATCGGGGGTGGCCCGAGGAACCGTTGTCCGAGGAGTCGGAATTGCTGGACGGGCCGCCAGACGCGGACGTGGAGTACGGACGCCTGCCCAAAGGGTGGGAGGGGCCGGACTGGTACTACGGGCGTCAGAAGGCCGGAGCAGAGCGGGCCGTGGGCACGGTCTTCGGCGGCGGCCGAACGGTGCTCCTTCGGCCGGGGGTCATCCTGGGTCCTGGCGAGTACGTGGGTCGACTGCCGTGGTGGTTGACACGAGCGGCCCGCGGCGGCCGCATGGTTGCCCCCGGGGCCCCTGAGAAGGCTATCCAGCCCATCGACGTTCGGGACGTCGCCATGTTCGCTCTCAACCAGGCAGCTGCCGACCTCGGCGGGGCTTACAACTGTGTGGCTCCTATCGGGCGGGACACGATGCGCGATCTCCTGACGGCATGCGTGCTGGCTACCGGGTCCGACGCGCGATTGGCGTGGGCACCGGACAAGCTGCTCTTGGACCATGGAGTTCAGCAGTGGACTGAACTCCCGCTCTGGCGTACGCACAAGGGTGTGTGGAGTATTCAGTCGACGCGGGCGCAGGCCGCTGGGCTGGTGTGCCGTCCGCTCGTCGAGACTGTGGAGGACACCTGGGCGTGGCTCAGCGGGGGTGGCATGCCGGTCGAGCATCCGCGGTGGGCCGAGCACGGGATGCGGCCTGAGAAGGAGGCCGCGGTTCTCGCCGCGCTCGGCCCTCGGTGA